From Chitinivibrionales bacterium, the proteins below share one genomic window:
- a CDS encoding glycosyltransferase: protein MITVACFSHRNLVEKELMNAFRRIPDTRVIAIEITVVTSREQAALVCNVLKQHKCTILLTINNWGLDNEGVIADFCVKNHCILINWCVDDPFFHQIINNIDFPPSPNRLDFVSDRGYIKQMTDQGYNAIFLPLATDPSIFHPVPEKRTFKRNTCFVGNSYREQMDKYLKKCDTYIESFLRDIPPLLRKYSADMGYDIESEIEKLVSQREIPSHLSVRKAVFYLKHFIGYLYRKNLVVSLEGIYPDFKVFGDEGWVQDIPAEKVSRGVGYYKNLNLVYQQTRVNLDINRMVIRDGFTQRVFDSLASNSFIITSRKRVVYEYFETEGDKKELVVFRNSEHLQELIDYYLRHETERAAIAERGMKKVLSRHTYDHRVRVILKEIGKIVG, encoded by the coding sequence ATGATCACTGTCGCATGTTTCAGCCACAGAAATCTGGTTGAAAAAGAGCTGATGAACGCTTTTCGGCGAATACCGGATACCAGGGTAATCGCTATTGAAATCACTGTGGTAACATCCAGAGAACAGGCAGCGCTTGTATGCAATGTTCTCAAGCAGCATAAGTGCACGATCCTTCTTACAATCAACAACTGGGGACTGGACAACGAAGGTGTTATCGCCGATTTCTGTGTAAAAAACCATTGCATCCTTATTAACTGGTGTGTGGATGATCCTTTTTTTCATCAGATTATAAACAACATCGATTTTCCCCCATCGCCAAACAGGCTGGATTTTGTCTCAGACCGCGGGTATATCAAACAAATGACCGATCAGGGATATAATGCGATATTCCTGCCCCTTGCAACAGATCCTTCAATATTTCATCCGGTCCCGGAAAAACGGACTTTCAAACGAAACACCTGCTTTGTCGGAAATTCATACCGTGAACAGATGGATAAGTATCTGAAAAAATGCGATACCTATATCGAAAGCTTTCTTCGTGATATACCTCCCCTACTCCGGAAATATTCGGCCGATATGGGATATGATATCGAAAGTGAAATAGAAAAGCTCGTTTCGCAGCGGGAGATCCCTTCCCATCTGAGTGTCAGGAAAGCGGTATTCTACCTGAAACATTTTATCGGCTATCTTTACCGGAAAAATCTTGTTGTTTCTCTTGAGGGCATATACCCCGATTTCAAGGTATTCGGTGACGAAGGATGGGTGCAGGATATCCCGGCGGAAAAGGTCTCAAGGGGAGTTGGCTACTATAAAAATCTCAATCTTGTCTACCAGCAGACCAGAGTCAATCTCGATATCAATCGCATGGTCATCAGGGATGGCTTTACGCAACGGGTGTTCGACAGCCTGGCCTCCAACAGTTTTATCATTACCAGCCGGAAAAGAGTGGTCTACGAGTATTTCGAAACCGAGGGTGATAAAAAAGAGCTGGTTGTCTTTCGGAACAGTGAACATCTGCAAGAACTGATCGATTATTATCTTCGCCATGAAACCGAACGAGCGGCGATTGCAGAACGGGGCATGAAAAAAGTCCTGAGCCGCCATACCTATGATCACCGGGTGAGAGTTATTTTGAAGGAGATTGGAAAGATCGTTGGATAA